The following DNA comes from Streptomyces sp. NBC_00273.
AGTGACGGGGGTCGAAGTTCGAAGGTCCCGTTCCGGAGTGTCCGGAACGGGACCCTCGCGGGAATACCCCCGGGAAGTAGGGGGAGTGTCAGGCCCCGACCGATGTCACCCAAAAGCTCACGGAGGGGTAGGGTCGTAATCGGTCGGGGACATCCCATACAGCTCGCCGGCGCTCTTACCGGCGCACCAACGAGGAGATCGGTTCGTGACGATCCGCGTAGGCATCAACGGTTTTGGCCGAATTGGCCGTAACTATTTCCGGGCGCTCCTGGAGCAGGGAGCGGACATCGAGATCGTCGGTGTCAACGACCTGACTGACAACGCGACCCTGGTGCATCTGCTCAAGTACGACACCATCCTGGGCCGTCTCAAGGCCGAGGTCTCCCACACCGACGACAGCATCACCGTCGGTGGCCAGACCTTCAAGACCTTCGCAGAGCGTGACCCCGCCAACCTCCCCTGGGGCGAGCTGGGCGCCGACATCGTCATCGAGTCGACCGGCATCTTCACGAAGAAGGCCGACGCCGCCAAGCACATCGCCGCGGGCGCGAAGAAGGTCCTCATCTCGGCTCCGGCCAAGGACGAGGACATCACCATCGTGATGGGCGTCAACCACGACAAGTACGACGCGGCCAACCACCACGTCATCTCCAACGCCTCCTGCACCACCAACTGTGTGGCGCCGATGGCCAAGGTCCTCGACGAGAACTTCGGCATCGTCAAGGGCATGATGACGACGGTCCACGCGTACACGAACGACCAGCGCATCCTGGACTTCCCGCACTCGGACCTGCGTCGCGCCCGCGCCGCCGCCGAGAACATCATCCCGACCTCCACCGGTGCCGCGAAGGCGACCGCGCTGGTCCTCCCGCAGCTCAAGGGCAAGCTGGACGGCATCGCCATGCGCGTCCCGGTCCCGACCGGCTCGGTGACCGACCTGGTGCTGGAGCTCTCCCGCGAGACCACGGTGGAAGAGATCAACGCGGCCTTCCAGAAGGCTTCGGAGGGGCAGCTCAAGGGCATCCTCGACTACACCGAGGACGCGATCGTCTCTTCCGACATCGTGAACTGGCCCGCGTCCTGCACCTTCGACTCCTCCCTGACCATGGTTCAGGACGGTACGCAGGTCAAGGTCGTCGGCTGGTACGACAACGAGTGGGGCTACTCCAACCGTCTCGTCGACCTCACCGTCTTCGTCGGCGGTCAGCTCTAAAAACGTAGGGCAAGGCACCACGATGTGAAGCACAGGGTCCGAGCAGCGCGACGATGCGCCGCACGGGCCCTGTTGCTTGCCTCGTTATCCTTCCTCGCCCTTCGAGTGAAGGCTCAAAGGAGTAGAAATACATGAAGACGATCGATGAACTGCTCGCCGAAGGCGTCAAGGGCAAGCGGGTCTTCGTCCGCGCGGACCTGAACGTTCCGCTGGCCGAGGGCACCATCACCGACGACGGCCGCATCCGCGCCGTCCAGCCCACCATCGCGAAGCTCGCCGAAGCCGGCGCCCGCGTCATCGTGGCCTCGCACCTGGGTCGCCCCAAGGGCACCGGCGTCGAGCCGGCGTTCTCGCTGGCCCCGGCCGCCACGCGCCTCGGCGAACTGCTCGGTGTGGACGTGGCGTTCGCGACCGACACCGTCGGCGCCTCCGCCAAGGAGACCGTCGCGGCCCTGGCCGACGGCCAGGTCGCCGTGATCGAGAACCTGCGCTTCAACGCCGGTGAGACCTCGAAGGACGACGCCGAGCGCGGCGCCTTCGCGGACCAGCTCGCGGAGCTCGCCGACCTCTACGTGGGCGACGGCTTCGGCGCCGTGCACCGGGGGCACGCCTCGGTCTTCGACCTCCCGGCCCGCCTCCCGCACGGGGCCGGCTACCTCATCGCCACCGAGGTCGGCGTCCTGAAGAAGCTGACCGCCGAGGTCGAGCGCCCGTACGTGGTGGTCCTCGGCGGTGCCAAGGTCTCCGACAAGCTCGCCGTCATCGACGAGCTGCTCGGCAAGGCCGACCGCATCCTCATCGGCGGCGGCATGGCCTACACCTTCCTCTACGCCAAGGGCTACGAGGTCGGCATCTCCCTGCTCCAGAAGGACCAGGTGGACAAGGTCAAGGAGTACATGGAGCGCGCCGAGAAGACCGGCGTCGAGCTGGTCCTCCCGGTCGACGTGCTGGTCTCCTCGGAGTTCCCGGACCTCAAGGGCAAGACCCCGGCCACCTTCGAGACCGTCGACGCGGACAAGATCCCCGCCGACAAGGAGGGCCTGGACATCGGCCCCGAGACGCGCGAGCTGTACGCGTCGAAGATCGCCGATGCCAAGACCGTCTTCTGGA
Coding sequences within:
- the gap gene encoding type I glyceraldehyde-3-phosphate dehydrogenase — protein: MTIRVGINGFGRIGRNYFRALLEQGADIEIVGVNDLTDNATLVHLLKYDTILGRLKAEVSHTDDSITVGGQTFKTFAERDPANLPWGELGADIVIESTGIFTKKADAAKHIAAGAKKVLISAPAKDEDITIVMGVNHDKYDAANHHVISNASCTTNCVAPMAKVLDENFGIVKGMMTTVHAYTNDQRILDFPHSDLRRARAAAENIIPTSTGAAKATALVLPQLKGKLDGIAMRVPVPTGSVTDLVLELSRETTVEEINAAFQKASEGQLKGILDYTEDAIVSSDIVNWPASCTFDSSLTMVQDGTQVKVVGWYDNEWGYSNRLVDLTVFVGGQL
- a CDS encoding phosphoglycerate kinase → MKTIDELLAEGVKGKRVFVRADLNVPLAEGTITDDGRIRAVQPTIAKLAEAGARVIVASHLGRPKGTGVEPAFSLAPAATRLGELLGVDVAFATDTVGASAKETVAALADGQVAVIENLRFNAGETSKDDAERGAFADQLAELADLYVGDGFGAVHRGHASVFDLPARLPHGAGYLIATEVGVLKKLTAEVERPYVVVLGGAKVSDKLAVIDELLGKADRILIGGGMAYTFLYAKGYEVGISLLQKDQVDKVKEYMERAEKTGVELVLPVDVLVSSEFPDLKGKTPATFETVDADKIPADKEGLDIGPETRELYASKIADAKTVFWNGPVGVFEHPDYAGGTTAIAQALLDSSAFTVVGGGDSAAAVRILGFDENAFGHISTGGGASLEYLEGKTLPGLAALEG